The genome window GCGCAGTTCCAGATTGGGCTGCACCGCCGTGTATTCATACAGTGCGGGCAGATTCTCGGCCTTGATGTTGCGGGCCAGCACCACTTCCTTTTCCTTCTGGAAGTCGGGTTCTTTGGGCAGGCCATTGTCGAGCGCATCGGGCTGCACGTTCGCCAGATACCTGATCTTGTCCCAGCTGTCCACGTCGCCGCCGGTATAGATCAGATCGACGGCCAGACGGTTGGTTGCCAGCAGCACGCCGTCGCGGGTGCGAATCTCGCCGCGCAGCGCCCGGATCACGCCGTCTTTCTGATAGTTGTTGTTGCTCTGCACCGCGAACTGCGTGAAGCGCGTGACCTGAAGGTTATACAGCCGGAAGCCGAATACGCTCAGCACCGCCGTCATGAAGACGGCCAGCCAGCGAATACGGTTCATGGCGCGTCCTGGCGAAGATCAGGAGGCAGCGGCAGATACGGAACGGACAGGAAAGCAGAAACAGGCAACGTAAACTCCGGCGACAGGAAAAGGAAGGCGACTGAACGAAGCAGCAGACGAAGCACTTTATTCTGGTGGCTCGCTCAGGGCGGCAAGGTGAGGCGGGGCAGCTTGCGACGGGCGCTGTCTGTGGCCTGCTGTCAGCGGCCCATCTGTTGATCGGCACTTGGACGTTTGCCCAGCCCCCAGCTCATCACCCGGTTCCATAGCGGATAGACCAGCAGGGTCAGCAGCAGTTCCCACGGCAGCACTTTTTCCAGGGCGTCTACTGTCACGAGGCCGCCACGCAGCCAGTACGTCAGGATCAGGAAAGCGGCCCACTGTCCCAGGATGGCGCTCACCACCGTGAGGATGCTCTGAAAGACGCCCGAATCGGTGATAAAGCGCCGCAGTCCGATGAGAATCAGGACACCGCCCGCCAGACCCGCCGCGTGCAGCCCCAGCAGCCCGTGGCCCAGCACGTCTTGCAGCAGCCCCACCGCGTACCCCGCCAGCAGCGCAGGTACGGCGCGGAGCCGCAGCGCGTAGGCCGCCGCAGTCAGCAGAAACAGGTTGGGCGGCGTAATTCCGGCGCGGGTCAGCAGGCTCGACAGCGCTCCTTGAAGCCCGATCAGCAGCACGAAATACACAATGCCCCGCAACATGCCCAGACCACGGGTCATGTGCGCTGTCCGCGCTGACAGCGTGTCGAGAACCTTGCGCCGTCCAGCACTTCCAGAGCGGTCTGGCTTTCTTCAGTCCCCGCAGGCCGCCAGCGACAAGGGCTGATCCTCATAGCCCCCCCAGTACAGTCACGTCTTCCACCAGATTCACATCGACGGTGGGCTTGACCAGAACGGTCTGGTTCACGTCGTTGGGGCCGATGGGGAAGACCTTTTCGACGGTGCCGACCTTGATGCCCACGGGAAAGACGCCGCCCAGACTACTCGTGACCAGCACGTCGCCGGGCTTGACGTTCACGCCCAGCGAAAACTGCGCCTTCAATCGGTCTGGGGGCGATCCGAAAGCCAGCCCGCGCCCGCCTTTGTTGCGTGCCAGCGTGACGCCCACCCTGCTTTCGGGGTCGGACAGCGCCAGCACCACCGCATTGTTCGAACTGACCTCGACCACCTGTCCCACCAGTCCGGCAGGCACCGTCACCGGCATGCGCTGGCGCAGTCCGGCACTGGCTCCCTTGTTGATGGTCAGGCGGCTGAGCAGCGGACTGGGATCGACCTCCGTGACCTGGGCGATTCCGACGACGCTGGGGGCCTGGGTCGCCATCACCTGCGTCACCTGCCGCAGCCGCGACACCTCGCGCTGAAACAGTTCATTCTGCTGGCGCAGCACGTCGTTCTGCTTTTGCAACACCGCCAGACGGCTGCTCAGGTCGCGCTCTTTGACCAGGGTGTCGTAGGCCTTCGACAGATTGGAAGCGCCCACCAGAAAAGCACGGGTAATCGGCTGAATCCCGCTCGTCAGTGCCAGTGGAGCCACGATCTGAAAACGGGTGGCGATCATGCTCAGGACCATCAGCGCGGCGTAGATCAGCAGCGAGCGCCGCCAGACGTTCACTGAATTTCGAACTCCGAATCGCTGAGGACTGCTCATATCGGCACCGAATGCGGGAAGTTGAACACGCCGTTCAACTCTGCCCCCACACCGGCACGCCTGCCGCCCGCAGGAGCCGCATCACGAGTCCCAGCGGAAAGCCCACCACGCTGCTGTAATCGCCCTCTACGCGGGCCACCAGCGCCATCCCCAGGCCCTGGATACCGTAGCCGCCCGCCTTGTCCAGCCCTTCACCGCTGCGGGCGTAATACGAAATCTCGGCTTCGCTGAGAGAGCGAAACGTCACTTCGGTCTGCTCGACACCGCTTGCAAGAACGCCACTGGAGACGCTGCCGCTGGAGACGCCATCACTTTCCAGGCCGCGTGGTTCCAGAAGCGCTACGCCGCTGAAGACGCTGTGGGTGCGCCCCGATAGATGGCGCAGGTACTCGGCGTTCTGCTCGGCGTTCTTCGGCTTGCCCAGCAGGACGCCGTCCAGAGCCACCAGCGTATCGGAGGCCAGAATCAGGGCGTGCGGCTCTCTGGCTGCCACAGTCCGCGCCTTCTGTTCGGCCAGATCGCGGGCCACGTGCGCCGGATCAGTGAAGCGGCTGATTTCTTCTATATCTGCCGTGACCACCCGGAAGGTCACGCCCAGCCCCCCCAGCAGTTCGCGCCGACGTGGGCTGCCCGACGCCAGAATCAGCTCGGAGGAAGGGGAGAGGTGGTCTGCTGCCAGCGGTTCGGAACTCATCGCACATCACGCATCGCTGTTCAGTAGCCCGCCGTGTTCTGCTGACCCGCGACCAGACCCACGCCGCCCGACGTACCCAGCCGCGTCGCTCCCGCCCCGATCATCGCCTCGGCGTCGGCAGGAGTCCGCACGCCGCCTGCCGCCTTGATCTCGGCGCGTCCGGCAATCACCCGGCGCATCAGGGCCACGTCTGCCAGCGTCGCGCCGCCCGTGCCAAAGCCGGTGCTGGTCTTCACGAACTCTGCGCCCGCAGCAACCGCCGCTTCGGTGGCCCGCTCCTTCTGCTCGTCCGTCAGGTAACAGGTTTCGATAATCACCTTCAGCACCTTGCCCGTCGTCGCCGCCCGCACCGCCGCGATGTCGGCCTGTACATACTCCCAGTCGCCTGCCAGAGCGCTGCCGATAGCGATCACCATATCGATCTCGTCGGCCCCGTTCTGGATGCTCATGCGGGCTTCGTCGGCCTTCTGCTCGCTGGTGGTTGCTCCCAGCGGAAACCCGCAGACGGTGGCGATCAGGACGCCGCTGCCCGTCAGTTCGCTGCGGCACAGCGCGACGTGCTGAGGGTTGATGCAGACGGCTTTGAAGCTGTACTGACGGGCCTCCTGGCAGAGCGTAACGATGTCGGCGGGGGTGGCGGTGGCTTTGAGGAGGGTGTGGTCGATGTACGGCGCGAGATTCACGCCCTGTAGCATAGATGATTGGGGATGAGGTTGGGGTGGATTGCGGGTTGGTGGGAGATCGGATGCTGCTTTGGATTCCTACCCCCCCAGCCCCCCTATCCAGAGGACAGGGGGGAGCGAACAGATCCGTCAAGCGCTGGTCGCAGTTTGGAAGCGGCGTGCTCTGTCTTCGTCCATTAGAACGTTTGATCCTGCTGTTTACTTCGCCACGACCGGCGTAAGGCCGCTTCGTTTCTGCTTCCACATCGCCCAATCCAATACCGTCAAAGCCCTGCGTGGGCGCGGCCTTAATCGCCCACATCCCTCGGTCAGTCATCTGTTTGGGTTGCCAGTTCATTCAGCCATAGGCCGCTTTAACAGCATCAGAGAAGCAGCCGCTCTTGCTTCTCTGAAAAAAGTAGACGATGCGGGGCGAAGCCTGGAAACTCAGAAACACGGACGCCGCACCGCCTTGGGCGCATTGAGGCGCGGCACTGTGGAGCGAGCCTGGCAACTTCACCGAAATGGGCAACCAAATCAACTGAAGCGCATCAGCGCGGTAGTGGATAGCTCGCAACAGGATGCAACGTTGCCACGGGCGAAGGAAGAGCATGCCGCTTCCAAACCACGATCAGCGCTTGACGCTCTGTTAGCTCCCCCCTGCCCGGTGGGGTAGGGGGGCTGGGGGGGTGGGGCAAACCCAAGCAGCCACCGATCTCCCACCCAACCCAAACCGCACCCGAACGCCCAGCAACCCGCAAACCCCCAGCCGCTATCCTAACCCCATGTCCGAACTCCCCACCGAAGAAGTCAAACTCCACCCCGGCGACGTCTTCCCCTCCTTCTCGCTCCCCAGCGCCGACGGCCAGCACGCCCTGAGCGACTACGCGGGCAAGTACGTGGTGTTGTACGTCTACCCCAAAGACGACACCCCCGGCTGCACCAAGGAAGCCTGCGATTTCCGCGACAACATGCAGCTTCGTCAGCACGGCGCACAGGTGCTGGGCCTCAGCCGCGACGATGCCAGCAGTCACGCCGACTTTGCCGAGAAATTCAGCCTGCCGTTTCCGCTGCTCTCCGACCCCGACGCCGAGTTCATGCGGCAGATCGGGTCGTATGGCACCAAAGTGCTGTACGGCAAAACCAGCGAGGGCGTCAAACGCAGTACCTTCCTGATCGGGCCAGACGGCAGACTGGTGAAAGCGTGGTACGCCGTCAAGGTCGAGGGGCACGCCGACAGCGTGGTGAAGGCCATCGAAGCCGACAGGAACGCGCATGGCTGATCTGGAACATCTGAAGAAGGAAGCTGCCGAACGCGCCGCTGCACTGGTCACGAGCGGGATGCGCGTGGGGCTGGGCACCGGCAGCACCGCCAAATACGCCATCGAGGCCATCGGGCGCAGGTTCCAGGCGGGCGAGCTGAGCGGGGTGGTGGGCGTGGCGACCTCGGAAGCATCGGACGTGCTGGCCCGCAGCTTCGGATTGCCCATCGAAGCGCTCGACCCGCGCCCGCTCGATATCGCCATCGACGGAGCCGACGAGATCGACCCGCAGCTCAATCTGATCAAGGGGCTGGGCGGAGCGCTGCTGCGCGAGAAGCTGACCGAGGTGCAGGCCAGACGACTGGTGATTATTGCCGACCACACCAAGCTCGTGACGCGGCTGGGCGAGAAAGCCCCGCTGCCCGTCGAAATCGCCCGTTTCGGCTTTCTGAGCACCATCGAGCGCCTGCGTGCCCTGGGGCTGGGCGGGCGTCTGCGTCAGCCGGGAGCGCAGCCGTACCTCACCGACAACGGTAATTATATTTTTGATGCCCAGCTTCCCGAACAGTTTGACGCCGCCGCGCTGGAGCGCACGCTGAAGGGCACATTGGGCGTGATCGAAACGGGTTTCTTTCTGGGCATGGCCGAGCGGGCCTTCGTGGCGGCTCCAGACGGCGTACAGGAACTGGTGCGCCCGGACTAAACTGGCGAATGCCCGACCTGCATACGTTGCTGCTGTTCTGCGCCGCTGCCCTCGCCCTGATCCTGATTCCTGGGCCTGCCGTGCTGTACATCGTTGCCCGCAGTCTGCACCAGGGAAGGCAGGCCGGAATCGTATCGGCGCTGGGCGTGTTGACGGGTGGGCTGCTGCACGTGGGCGCGGCAGCGGTGGGAATCTCGGCATTGGTGCTCTCGTCGGCGCTGTTGTTCAGCGCGGTCAAGCTGCTGGGAGCGGCCTACCTGATCTATCTGGGTGTCAGGACGCTGCTTGCAAAGCCGCAGGATGTCGAGGCACCCCTCGCAGAGCCGCGCCGCCTGAGCCAGATCTACTGGCAGGGAGCGCTGGTCAATGCCCTGAATCCCAAGACCGCGCTGTTTTTCTTCGCCTTCCTGCCGCAGTTTGTCCATCCGGGACATGGCCCGGTGGCGCTGCAAACCCTGATCTTTGGCTTCACTTTTCTGCTGCTGGCCTGCGTCAGCGACAGCTCGTATGCGCTGCTGGCGGGCAGCCTGAGCCGCCGCCTTCAGGGTAATACCGTGTTGGCGCGGCGGCAGAAGTACCTGACGGGCGGGGTGTATCTGGCGCTGGGCGTGGGCACGCTGGCGGTTGGGCACTCGGCACCCTGACGCTCAGCGTACCCGCGAAAAAATCAGGGTGTCGCGCAGCTCGTGGGGAGCGTGGGCCGCGACCTTGTCGTTGATCAGCCGGGCGTCGAGTGTAAATCCCAGCCGGGCGGCGACGGCGGCGCTCGCGGCGTTCAGGGCGTCGCAGCGAATCTCGATCCGCCGAAACCCCAGTTCATCGAAGCCGAAGTCGGTTAGCGCCCGCGCCGTCTCGGTGGCGTATCCCTGCCCGGTGTGCCGCGAGTCGATCCAGTAGCCGATCTCGCCCTTCGGCACACTCCAGTTCAGCGCGTGAAAGCCGCTGCTGCCGAGAAGTATTTCGCCCGCCGCGTCCCAGACGAGGTAACGCAGCTCTTCACCCGACACGAAGCGTTCGGCGGCTCGCGTCAGATTTTCGCGGTATCCGGCCTCGTCCAGCGGCTGCTGCGCCCACTCCATCCAGCGCCTGAGTTCCGGCAGCGACGCCATGACTGCCCGGTACACGGCGGGAGCGTCGTCGGGGCGGGGGGCACGCAGCAGCAGGCGCGGCGTCTGGACACTGGCCGGGACATGATCCGGCTTCATGCCTCACCCAGCCGCCGCCCGTAGACCAGTGCGGCGGGCTGGCGTTCCAGCACCTGAAAGCCCAGCCGCTCGTAAAAGCCCTGTGCAGAGGTGTTGGTCAGCCCCACGCCCAGATGAATGCCCGGCACGCCCCGCGCTTCCATCGCCGCCAGCAGCGTCTGCATCAGCTTTCGCCCGTACCCGCCGCCCTGTGCATCCGGCAGCAGGTCGATGTGCAGGTGCGCCGGATACTGGGCCAGCCACGGCTGATCGGGAATGCCGATGCCCCGGTGAATCGCCCGGATCATGCGGGCGTCACGCGAGGTGTCGTCGGGGTCTGGAAGCGGGTACAGGCCGCGCAGCACCGGGAACCACAGTTCCTCGCAGCGGGCCGCGAAGGTGGCAGTATCGGGCACGCCCAGCACGTACCCCACCGCCCGCGTGTCGTCGGCCAGCACGAAGGTGGTGTCGGGGTAGAGCGTGGCATAGGGCGCGGCGTAAAAATGCCCCAGCAGCAGTGGATCGCGGTACAGGTGCGTGCCGTCTTCGCCGCTGGCTCCGGTTCTCAGGCAGATGTCGTACAGGCTCAGCAGGTCGGTTGGGCGGTAAGGGCGAATGGACAGGGAAGGCGAGGTCGTCATCTGTCCCATTATCATGGGTACCATGCGCGTCGTTCTGAAACTCGGCACCTCTGTTCTGACCGGCGGTACCGACCGGCTGCACCGTCCCCGGCTGGTCGAGCTGATGCGGCAGATGGCGGCGCTGCGTTCTGCCGGGCATGAAGTGGTGCTGGTCACGTCCGGCGCGGTCATCGCGGGCTGGGAGGCGCTGGGTTTTCCTCCCCGCGAACGCACGGTGGCCGAGAAACAGGTGCTGGCAGCAGTCGGACAGGGCGTGCTGATGCACACCTACGCCCAGCTTGCCGAGATCTACGGTCTGAAGGCGGCGCAGATTCTGCTGACCGCCGACGATTTCCGCGACCGTACCCGCTACCTGAACGCCCGCACCACGCTGGCCGGATGCCTGAGCCGGGGCGTGCTGCCGATCATCAACGAAAACGACGCGGTGGCCGTCGAGGAAATCAAGGTGGGCGACAACGACACGCTCTCGGCCTTTGTGGCGAATCTGGTCGAGGCGCACCTGCTGGTGATCCTGACCGACGCGCCGGGCCTGTACACCGCTGATCCGCGCACCCACCCCGACGCCACCCTGATTCCGGAAGTGCCGCGCATCACACCCGAAATCTGGGCGCTGGCGGGCGGGGCGGGCAGTCACCGGGGCACAGGCGGCATGCAGACCAAGATTCAGGCCGCCGAGATCGCCACCCGTGCCGGAACGCCAGTCGTGATCGCACCGGGCGACGCCGACAACGCCTTTGTACGGGCCGCCTCGGGCGAGGCCATCGGCACGCGCTTTCTGGCGAACGGGTCGCGGCTGGAAGCCCGCAAGCGCTGGATTCTGGCAGAAATCGCCTCGGGGCGGGTGCAGCTCGACGAGGGCGCGGCACGGGCGCTGCGCGAGCGGGGTGGCAGCCTGCTGGCAGTGGGCATCCGGGGTGTCGAGGGCAAGTTCGAGCGCGGCCATACCGTGCGCCTGCTGGCCCCCGACGGCACCGAAGTAGGGCGCGGGCTGACCCGCTACCACTCGGGTGATCTGCGGCGCATCGCGGGCATGAAAAGCGGCGCTATCGAGGCCGAACTGGGCTACGAATACGGCCCGGAAGTGGTGCACCGCGACGACATGGTGATGCTGTAAAGCCATACCCGGAAGTGGGAAGTGGGGTGTCGGAAGTAGGAACGGCGGCTCCGACGAGCGTTTGACCTCTGTTGACCACTCTTTTCTTCAGCTAAACACTGTAAAGCGGGTTGCTGTGCATTTAAAGCTGATTCAGAGCAACAACGTCAGCCAGACCACGAGTGTGACCAGCGTGTTATTGAGGCTGTGCATACTCATCGAAGCGCGGAGGCCATAGCGATTGGCAGCGTAGGCCAGCAGAAGGCCATTCAGAAATTGTGGAAGCACCAGTAGAAGAATGAGCGGGTTGGGCGGCAGGTTGGAATAGTTTGATAGGTGAAGAAGGGCAAAACTTATAGTAATAACAGTGATAAATACAAAATTAATCTGGTGCTCAAGAGCCAGCGTGGGGCTTTTCAATCTTAAGACCAGACCAAGAACACTGATCATTAGCATAATAACCATGACATCACGGCGTAGCGGGAATGAACTAAATAACTTTGACACAATCAGCAGCAGCGGAACGCAGAACCAGAACGCCTTGAGCGATCTGCCCCGGTACTGGCGAAAGAACGCGGCAAACGTGGGTGTAAGGGCGCTGCGGCAGATGAGTTCTTCGAGAATGGGTGCAAGAATTGACAGCGTGAAGAAGTTTCCACCGCCGTGAAAGGAACCTTTGGGCAGGTGGAGCGCTTTCTGGGCTGGAAGGAGGATCAGCAGACCGAGCACGAAGACCAGCAGGAACAGGCCGATTTGCAGTCCGGCGAGTCGCCAGAAGTCGCGCCACGGCAGCCGCCAGCGAAGGGGAGATGCCTCGAAGAGTTCGGAGACGGGCAGGGTCGAGGCGGCGTCGGTCATGGCTGGGGTCAACTGTAGGCGAGGCTTGAGACGCACGGTGCCACAGTTGACCGGACGACAGGGCCGCGCCCGCTCTACAGTTCAGGCATGGCGAACCTGCTGGAGTTGCTGGCCGAGATTGCTCTGATCGTCCTTGAGTATGTGGCTAGCCGTATGGAAGGGAACGCCGAGAACGCCACCGATGAGTCCGAGTAATGCCTGTTCCCCGCGCCTGAGCCGCTGACGTGGGCTGCCTGTTCAGTTTCATCACCGAAGTGCTGTTTGATGCAGTAGCAGACGGCGTGTTAAGGGGTGTAGGGGCGCTGCATGAGCGGTACAGAGCGTGGCGGCGTGCCCGAGACGATTCCGGGCGCAGGTGAAGGGCATGAGCCTGCGCTTTCCGGCCTGCCGTATGCTGGTTGCATGACCGCGAATCACACGCTTTCCATGCCTTCCCAGACTCTCAGCGTGCGTGAAATGGCGGTGGCGGCTCGCCGGGCCGGGCGCACCCTGGGCGTGTTGCCCACCGAGCAGAAGAACGCGGCGCTGCTGGAAGTGGCTGCCAGCCTGCGCCAGCGCTCTGCCGAGATTCTGAGCGCCAACGCCGAGGACGTGGCAGCGGCGCGGGCGTCGGGGCTGGGAGCCGCGCTGCTCGACCGCCTGACGCTCACGCCCGCCCGCCTGGAGGGCATTGCCGCCGATGTCGAACATGTCGTCACGCTGCCCGATCCGGTGGGGCAGATGCTCGACCGGGCCGAGCGCCCCAACGGGTTACAGGTGATGAAGCGCCGCGTGCCGCTGGGCGTGCTGGGCGTGATCTACGAGGCGCGGCCCAATGTGACGGTCGAT of Deinococcus ruber contains these proteins:
- the mreD gene encoding rod shape-determining protein MreD is translated as MTRGLGMLRGIVYFVLLIGLQGALSSLLTRAGITPPNLFLLTAAAYALRLRAVPALLAGYAVGLLQDVLGHGLLGLHAAGLAGGVLILIGLRRFITDSGVFQSILTVVSAILGQWAAFLILTYWLRGGLVTVDALEKVLPWELLLTLLVYPLWNRVMSWGLGKRPSADQQMGR
- the mreC gene encoding rod shape-determining protein MreC, with amino-acid sequence MSSPQRFGVRNSVNVWRRSLLIYAALMVLSMIATRFQIVAPLALTSGIQPITRAFLVGASNLSKAYDTLVKERDLSSRLAVLQKQNDVLRQQNELFQREVSRLRQVTQVMATQAPSVVGIAQVTEVDPSPLLSRLTINKGASAGLRQRMPVTVPAGLVGQVVEVSSNNAVVLALSDPESRVGVTLARNKGGRGLAFGSPPDRLKAQFSLGVNVKPGDVLVTSSLGGVFPVGIKVGTVEKVFPIGPNDVNQTVLVKPTVDVNLVEDVTVLGGL
- a CDS encoding Maf family protein, whose translation is MSSEPLAADHLSPSSELILASGSPRRRELLGGLGVTFRVVTADIEEISRFTDPAHVARDLAEQKARTVAAREPHALILASDTLVALDGVLLGKPKNAEQNAEYLRHLSGRTHSVFSGVALLEPRGLESDGVSSGSVSSGVLASGVEQTEVTFRSLSEAEISYYARSGEGLDKAGGYGIQGLGMALVARVEGDYSSVVGFPLGLVMRLLRAAGVPVWGQS
- the deoC gene encoding deoxyribose-phosphate aldolase, which produces MNLAPYIDHTLLKATATPADIVTLCQEARQYSFKAVCINPQHVALCRSELTGSGVLIATVCGFPLGATTSEQKADEARMSIQNGADEIDMVIAIGSALAGDWEYVQADIAAVRAATTGKVLKVIIETCYLTDEQKERATEAAVAAGAEFVKTSTGFGTGGATLADVALMRRVIAGRAEIKAAGGVRTPADAEAMIGAGATRLGTSGGVGLVAGQQNTAGY
- a CDS encoding peroxiredoxin produces the protein MSELPTEEVKLHPGDVFPSFSLPSADGQHALSDYAGKYVVLYVYPKDDTPGCTKEACDFRDNMQLRQHGAQVLGLSRDDASSHADFAEKFSLPFPLLSDPDAEFMRQIGSYGTKVLYGKTSEGVKRSTFLIGPDGRLVKAWYAVKVEGHADSVVKAIEADRNAHG
- the rpiA gene encoding ribose 5-phosphate isomerase A — its product is MADLEHLKKEAAERAAALVTSGMRVGLGTGSTAKYAIEAIGRRFQAGELSGVVGVATSEASDVLARSFGLPIEALDPRPLDIAIDGADEIDPQLNLIKGLGGALLREKLTEVQARRLVIIADHTKLVTRLGEKAPLPVEIARFGFLSTIERLRALGLGGRLRQPGAQPYLTDNGNYIFDAQLPEQFDAAALERTLKGTLGVIETGFFLGMAERAFVAAPDGVQELVRPD
- a CDS encoding LysE family translocator is translated as MPDLHTLLLFCAAALALILIPGPAVLYIVARSLHQGRQAGIVSALGVLTGGLLHVGAAAVGISALVLSSALLFSAVKLLGAAYLIYLGVRTLLAKPQDVEAPLAEPRRLSQIYWQGALVNALNPKTALFFFAFLPQFVHPGHGPVALQTLIFGFTFLLLACVSDSSYALLAGSLSRRLQGNTVLARRQKYLTGGVYLALGVGTLAVGHSAP
- a CDS encoding GNAT family N-acetyltransferase — translated: MKPDHVPASVQTPRLLLRAPRPDDAPAVYRAVMASLPELRRWMEWAQQPLDEAGYRENLTRAAERFVSGEELRYLVWDAAGEILLGSSGFHALNWSVPKGEIGYWIDSRHTGQGYATETARALTDFGFDELGFRRIEIRCDALNAASAAVAARLGFTLDARLINDKVAAHAPHELRDTLIFSRVR
- a CDS encoding GNAT family N-acetyltransferase gives rise to the protein MTTSPSLSIRPYRPTDLLSLYDICLRTGASGEDGTHLYRDPLLLGHFYAAPYATLYPDTTFVLADDTRAVGYVLGVPDTATFAARCEELWFPVLRGLYPLPDPDDTSRDARMIRAIHRGIGIPDQPWLAQYPAHLHIDLLPDAQGGGYGRKLMQTLLAAMEARGVPGIHLGVGLTNTSAQGFYERLGFQVLERQPAALVYGRRLGEA
- the proB gene encoding glutamate 5-kinase, producing the protein MRVVLKLGTSVLTGGTDRLHRPRLVELMRQMAALRSAGHEVVLVTSGAVIAGWEALGFPPRERTVAEKQVLAAVGQGVLMHTYAQLAEIYGLKAAQILLTADDFRDRTRYLNARTTLAGCLSRGVLPIINENDAVAVEEIKVGDNDTLSAFVANLVEAHLLVILTDAPGLYTADPRTHPDATLIPEVPRITPEIWALAGGAGSHRGTGGMQTKIQAAEIATRAGTPVVIAPGDADNAFVRAASGEAIGTRFLANGSRLEARKRWILAEIASGRVQLDEGAARALRERGGSLLAVGIRGVEGKFERGHTVRLLAPDGTEVGRGLTRYHSGDLRRIAGMKSGAIEAELGYEYGPEVVHRDDMVML
- a CDS encoding CPBP family glutamic-type intramembrane protease is translated as MTDAASTLPVSELFEASPLRWRLPWRDFWRLAGLQIGLFLLVFVLGLLILLPAQKALHLPKGSFHGGGNFFTLSILAPILEELICRSALTPTFAAFFRQYRGRSLKAFWFCVPLLLIVSKLFSSFPLRRDVMVIMLMISVLGLVLRLKSPTLALEHQINFVFITVITISFALLHLSNYSNLPPNPLILLLVLPQFLNGLLLAYAANRYGLRASMSMHSLNNTLVTLVVWLTLLL